Proteins from a single region of Aquirhabdus parva:
- the coaD gene encoding pantetheine-phosphate adenylyltransferase produces the protein MMTRVIYPGTFDPITNGHADLIERASRMFDEVVVAIAAGHHKSPVFDLSERVALVHSAIDHLPNVKVIGFSGLLVNLFQDQSATAVLRGLRAVSDFEYEFQLANMNRQLDAHFETVFLTPSEHLSFISSTLVREIARLGGDVAKFVPVAVNAAFAEKRANGWA, from the coding sequence ATGATGACCCGTGTTATTTATCCTGGAACTTTTGACCCAATTACCAATGGACATGCCGATTTAATCGAACGCGCTTCACGCATGTTTGATGAAGTCGTTGTGGCGATTGCTGCGGGTCATCATAAAAGCCCTGTATTCGATCTGAGTGAGCGTGTCGCACTGGTCCATAGTGCGATTGATCACTTGCCTAATGTCAAAGTCATTGGTTTTAGTGGGTTGTTAGTCAACTTATTTCAAGACCAAAGTGCGACAGCCGTGTTGCGCGGATTGCGCGCTGTATCTGACTTTGAGTACGAGTTCCAATTGGCGAATATGAACCGCCAGCTTGATGCACATTTTGAAACCGTTTTTCTGACGCCCTCTGAGCATTTATCTTTTATTTCATCCACATTAGTTCGTGAGATTGCCCGTTTAGGGGGGGATGTAGCGAAGTTTGTGCCTGTTGCGGTGAATGCGGCTTTCGCTGAAAAACGGGCGAATGGTTGGGCGTAA
- a CDS encoding YfhL family 4Fe-4S dicluster ferredoxin, which translates to MSLKITVECINCDVCEPVCPNQAIYMGSEIYEIDPDLCTECVGHFDVPQCQLFCPVDCIPLDPDHAETQDELMAKSLRLKALAS; encoded by the coding sequence ATGTCGTTAAAAATCACTGTCGAATGCATTAACTGTGACGTATGTGAGCCCGTGTGCCCTAATCAAGCGATTTATATGGGCTCTGAGATCTATGAAATAGATCCTGATCTCTGCACCGAGTGTGTCGGGCATTTTGATGTGCCGCAGTGTCAGCTGTTTTGCCCGGTCGATTGTATTCCCCTAGATCCTGATCATGCTGAGACTCAAGATGAGCTCATGGCGAAATCACTGCGACTCAAAGCGCTGGCATCTTAA
- a CDS encoding GSCFA domain-containing protein translates to MSNPYKGLENFQFWRRSISTTDYHTFDPIVQPKFRLRKDEKIATAGSCFAQHIARRLSAIGFNYYVPESGEGLSDQERKERGFGMFSARYGNIYTVRQLVQLFDEAFETRTSSELPWLREDGRYIDPFRPNIEPQGFKDAKGVLEERSKHLKHVKDMFLNADVFVYTLGLTEGWMSKTSGDVFPLAPGVSGGSFNDTDYAYKNFSVIEVMADLNAFLQRLKSVNTKIKVLLTVSPVPLIATFEKQHVLVSTTYSKSVLRVAAETASREYDWVEYFPSYEIITGNFNLGKYYEDDLREVNSNGVSHVMRCFLRHYAEGHTQKSVRYDVVQPINKHPVSDIICDEESIAKTAF, encoded by the coding sequence ATGAGCAATCCATATAAAGGTTTAGAGAACTTTCAATTTTGGCGCCGCTCTATTTCAACGACGGATTATCATACCTTTGACCCTATCGTTCAGCCCAAATTTAGACTGCGTAAAGATGAAAAAATTGCCACGGCAGGCAGTTGCTTTGCACAACATATCGCCCGTCGCTTGTCAGCGATCGGCTTTAATTATTATGTTCCCGAATCAGGTGAGGGACTCAGCGATCAAGAGCGCAAAGAACGTGGTTTCGGTATGTTCTCTGCTCGATATGGCAACATTTACACCGTACGCCAGTTGGTACAGCTTTTTGATGAAGCATTTGAAACACGAACCTCAAGTGAATTGCCTTGGCTGAGAGAAGATGGTCGCTATATCGATCCATTTAGACCTAATATCGAGCCTCAAGGCTTCAAAGACGCAAAAGGTGTACTTGAGGAGCGCAGCAAACATCTTAAACATGTGAAAGACATGTTTCTTAATGCAGATGTCTTTGTGTATACCTTGGGTCTTACTGAAGGCTGGATGAGCAAAACCAGTGGAGATGTATTTCCTCTGGCGCCTGGTGTTTCAGGAGGGAGTTTTAATGATACCGATTATGCGTATAAGAACTTCTCTGTCATCGAAGTCATGGCAGACTTGAATGCTTTTTTACAAAGACTCAAATCCGTCAACACTAAAATCAAAGTCTTGCTGACGGTCTCCCCGGTTCCACTGATCGCAACTTTTGAAAAACAACATGTTTTGGTGTCCACAACGTATAGCAAGTCTGTTTTGCGCGTTGCCGCTGAAACCGCTTCTCGTGAATACGATTGGGTTGAGTACTTCCCATCCTATGAAATTATCACCGGTAATTTTAATCTGGGTAAATATTATGAAGATGACTTACGTGAAGTGAATAGCAATGGTGTGAGTCATGTAATGCGCTGCTTCCTCAGACACTACGCTGAAGGTCATACCCAAAAATCGGTACGTTATGATGTCGTACAACCGATCAACAAGCACCCCGTCTCTGATATTATTTGTGATGAAGAATCTATCGCCAAAACCGCTTTTTAA
- the smpB gene encoding SsrA-binding protein SmpB has protein sequence MSKDKTSGGTIAQNRKARHDFFIEDKVEAGLVLQGWEVKAIRAGKMTISESYVIFRDNEAFLFNAQITPLWSASTHIDPEATRTRKLLMSRRQIDKLMAAVNQKGYTCVPLASFWKGQYVKCEIALVKGKALHDKRATEKDRDWNREKQRVFRKSH, from the coding sequence ATGAGTAAAGATAAAACATCGGGCGGTACAATCGCCCAAAACCGCAAGGCGCGTCATGATTTCTTCATTGAAGATAAAGTTGAAGCGGGCTTGGTCTTGCAAGGCTGGGAAGTCAAAGCGATTCGCGCCGGTAAAATGACGATCTCGGAAAGCTATGTGATTTTTCGCGATAATGAAGCCTTTTTATTCAATGCTCAGATTACCCCGCTGTGGTCTGCTTCAACACATATCGACCCTGAAGCGACCCGTACCCGAAAACTGCTCATGTCACGTCGTCAGATTGATAAGCTCATGGCTGCGGTCAATCAAAAGGGTTATACCTGTGTACCGCTCGCCAGCTTCTGGAAAGGCCAGTATGTAAAGTGTGAGATTGCGCTGGTGAAAGGTAAAGCGCTACATGACAAACGTGCGACTGAAAAAGACCGCGATTGGAATCGTGAGAAACAGCGGGTGTTTAGAAAGAGTCATTGA
- a CDS encoding glycosyltransferase, whose protein sequence is MRIVIDLQGVQSNDTKQAIGRYCLSLTQAILRNKGEHEVILALNGLFPETIEPIRAAFDSLLPQEQIRIWHTPDISDAIDSKKSKFKKAAELIREAFIANLKPDVILITSLFEGLYDSAVTTIGLFNHTTPTAVSLYDRTLFTSKTSNIERSILDNEMIESWYENKLDQLRRAHLLLSTSELARNESIDYLGLPASQAVNIGNATDPRFQKTQIPRTLQTSVLEHYSITKPFILYVGGLEPNKNVQATIRAFALLPEEVRKNNQLIIVCEAKSKARHGLETLVKQFGLCSENIVVTGFIPTEDLITLYNLCQALIAPSAVESFNMSVLEAMSCGAAVIGANTTSLAETIGRTDALFDPLDDQDIADKISKVLSDQVYQTNLAKHTLEQSKSFSWDQCAKRTLLALEKLHETNLELKKKGSALPPRIRPKLAYVSPLPPLRSGISDYSAELLPELSRFYDIDVIVEQDVILSSWVADSSSIKNAEWLARNAESYDRVIYHFGNSEFHQYMFDLIEQVPGIVVLHDFFISGIVGHMELQGFRPRGWAKELYHSHGYNAVKVYSKSQEDAVWKYPCNKSVLENAQGVIVHSNSPKKLGTQWLGEDFVKNWSVIPLLRAPAQPIDRAEARQSLDIPEDAFVICSFGLLGPTKQNKRLLDAWLDSKLSKQKNCHLIFVGEAPSNASYTKDLLETIANSDAADRIKITGWASTLQFRQYLAAADLGVQLRTQSRGETSAAVLDCMNYGLACIANANGSMSELPQDAVWMLDDDFENTQLTKALETLWQDHDQRNLLSTLARKNIRLNHTPRACAEQYARAIEDHYEQSLTNNNNLIKTLVTHGGISNDPRVWLQLAQEICKNHSPTEPKQLFLDVSALVETDLKTGIQRVVRSILIELLTNPPIGYKIEPVYARPNQQGYHYARQFSLQFLDCPRDSLTDAPVEVFAGDIFLIIDLHFQVAIQQIKFFDYLKQIGVPRYTLVYDLLPILQPNFFPQGTSDQFKSWLEAITHGDGAICISRAVADELVEWLDNFGQKRMRPFKIGWFHLGADVAGSTPSKGLPANAQRTLNAISLRPTFLIVGTIEPRKGHAQTLSAFAQLWDQNEDINLVIVGKRGWVTPEFIYTLETHKERGHRFFWLEGISDEYLEKIYAASTCLIAPSFAEGFGLPLIEAAQHELPLIVRDIPVFAEVAGDHAFYFSGETPRALATAIQEWLQLDLIGKAPQSDVMPWLTWKQSTQGLLNVVLNNQWSQNWIPSNVHRFRGNSSLLRTKVGKRSSDSINSTGTAGWLIYGPYVQIPEGQYNISIRGTLGKGGLSGAWADVSFDKAKTVLKKVNLNAPDTKGNFITFPILIDQICDDLEVRVWVNNDTEINVSMIEITPVASNPSQLTLINAPKMVVVEPIANSL, encoded by the coding sequence CGATATCAGCGATGCTATCGATTCCAAAAAATCAAAGTTTAAAAAAGCGGCTGAACTGATTCGTGAAGCGTTTATCGCCAATTTAAAACCTGATGTAATTCTCATTACCAGCCTTTTTGAAGGACTGTATGACTCAGCTGTCACAACGATAGGTTTGTTTAACCACACGACACCAACTGCTGTAAGTCTCTACGATCGAACGCTATTTACCAGTAAAACATCGAATATTGAACGGTCGATTCTTGATAACGAGATGATCGAGTCATGGTATGAAAACAAGCTCGATCAGCTTAGACGCGCACACCTCCTGTTATCCACATCGGAACTTGCTCGTAATGAAAGCATAGATTATCTAGGCTTACCCGCTTCACAAGCTGTGAATATTGGCAATGCAACTGATCCTCGTTTTCAAAAAACTCAAATTCCCCGTACACTTCAAACCTCGGTTCTTGAGCACTACAGCATCACCAAACCTTTTATTTTGTATGTAGGTGGACTTGAACCCAATAAAAACGTACAGGCAACCATTCGCGCATTTGCCCTGCTTCCAGAAGAAGTACGTAAGAATAATCAGCTTATCATTGTCTGCGAAGCCAAATCAAAAGCACGTCATGGTCTAGAAACACTCGTTAAACAATTTGGTTTGTGCAGTGAGAATATCGTTGTAACAGGATTTATTCCAACTGAAGATCTCATCACACTCTATAATTTATGTCAGGCACTCATCGCGCCATCTGCTGTAGAAAGCTTCAACATGTCTGTGTTAGAAGCCATGTCTTGCGGAGCGGCTGTAATCGGTGCGAATACTACAAGTCTTGCAGAAACAATTGGCCGTACCGATGCATTATTTGATCCCTTAGATGATCAAGATATTGCAGATAAAATCTCGAAAGTACTATCTGATCAAGTCTATCAAACCAATCTAGCCAAACATACCCTCGAACAATCTAAATCTTTTTCTTGGGATCAATGTGCAAAAAGAACACTCTTGGCGCTTGAAAAACTTCACGAAACAAACCTCGAGTTAAAGAAAAAAGGTTCTGCACTTCCCCCACGCATTCGGCCTAAACTTGCCTACGTTTCCCCACTCCCGCCTTTGCGTAGTGGAATTTCTGATTATAGTGCTGAACTTTTACCAGAATTATCACGCTTCTATGACATCGATGTCATCGTAGAACAAGATGTGATCTTGAGCTCGTGGGTAGCGGATAGTAGTTCAATCAAAAATGCTGAATGGCTTGCGCGTAATGCGGAATCTTATGATCGCGTTATTTATCATTTTGGTAACTCAGAATTTCATCAATATATGTTTGATTTAATCGAACAAGTCCCTGGAATTGTCGTATTGCACGACTTTTTTATCAGTGGAATTGTTGGCCATATGGAGTTACAAGGATTTAGACCACGAGGTTGGGCCAAAGAGCTTTACCATTCCCATGGTTATAATGCCGTTAAAGTCTATTCTAAATCGCAAGAAGATGCCGTATGGAAATACCCTTGTAATAAAAGCGTTCTAGAAAACGCCCAAGGGGTTATCGTCCATTCCAATAGCCCAAAAAAACTAGGAACTCAGTGGCTAGGCGAAGATTTTGTTAAAAATTGGTCAGTTATCCCTTTGCTCAGAGCACCTGCACAACCCATTGATCGGGCGGAAGCACGACAATCATTAGATATTCCTGAAGATGCCTTCGTGATCTGTAGTTTCGGACTCTTGGGACCCACCAAACAAAACAAACGATTATTAGATGCTTGGCTTGACTCTAAATTATCCAAGCAAAAAAATTGTCATTTGATTTTTGTCGGTGAAGCACCATCGAATGCAAGCTACACCAAAGATCTGCTTGAGACAATTGCAAATAGCGATGCTGCAGATCGTATTAAAATCACAGGTTGGGCCAGCACTTTACAATTTCGACAATATTTAGCTGCGGCAGACTTAGGTGTCCAGTTAAGAACTCAATCCCGCGGAGAAACCTCCGCTGCAGTCTTGGACTGCATGAATTACGGATTAGCCTGTATTGCCAATGCCAATGGCTCTATGTCCGAACTTCCTCAAGATGCCGTCTGGATGCTGGATGATGACTTCGAAAACACACAGCTCACTAAAGCACTAGAAACACTGTGGCAAGATCACGATCAACGAAACTTACTCAGTACTTTAGCACGAAAAAATATACGCCTTAATCACACGCCCCGTGCATGTGCAGAGCAATACGCGCGTGCAATCGAAGATCATTATGAGCAATCCCTCACCAACAATAACAATCTAATCAAAACACTTGTGACCCATGGCGGAATATCCAATGATCCCCGTGTATGGCTTCAATTAGCGCAAGAAATTTGTAAAAACCACTCACCAACCGAACCAAAGCAATTATTTCTGGATGTATCAGCACTAGTCGAAACGGATCTTAAAACAGGTATACAGCGTGTTGTTCGCAGCATATTGATAGAGTTGCTCACTAACCCACCCATAGGTTATAAAATTGAGCCTGTATATGCTCGTCCAAATCAACAGGGTTATCACTATGCACGGCAGTTTTCACTGCAATTCCTCGACTGCCCCCGTGACAGCCTGACAGATGCACCTGTGGAAGTCTTTGCTGGTGATATTTTTTTAATCATTGATCTTCACTTCCAAGTTGCAATCCAACAAATCAAATTCTTTGATTACCTCAAGCAGATCGGTGTTCCCCGATATACTTTGGTCTATGATCTACTGCCCATTCTACAACCGAACTTCTTCCCTCAAGGTACATCGGATCAATTTAAGTCTTGGCTGGAGGCCATTACCCACGGCGACGGTGCAATTTGTATTTCTCGCGCCGTCGCAGATGAGTTGGTTGAATGGCTGGATAATTTTGGCCAAAAACGAATGAGACCGTTTAAAATCGGCTGGTTCCATTTAGGTGCAGATGTGGCTGGCTCAACACCTTCTAAGGGGCTACCTGCCAACGCCCAGCGTACCCTTAATGCGATTTCTTTACGCCCAACCTTCCTAATCGTAGGTACTATTGAGCCGCGTAAAGGTCATGCTCAAACTTTGTCCGCATTTGCTCAGCTATGGGATCAAAATGAAGATATTAATCTAGTGATTGTTGGGAAACGAGGCTGGGTGACTCCTGAATTTATTTATACGTTAGAGACACACAAAGAACGTGGTCATCGTTTTTTCTGGCTTGAAGGCATCAGTGATGAATATCTTGAAAAAATCTATGCAGCATCTACTTGTTTGATTGCACCATCTTTTGCGGAAGGATTTGGCTTGCCACTGATTGAAGCGGCGCAACATGAATTACCGCTCATCGTCCGAGATATTCCTGTTTTCGCTGAAGTCGCCGGAGATCATGCATTTTATTTCTCTGGCGAAACCCCGCGTGCCCTTGCAACAGCAATACAAGAATGGTTGCAGCTTGATCTCATTGGTAAGGCCCCACAATCAGACGTAATGCCTTGGCTGACTTGGAAACAAAGTACTCAAGGTCTCTTGAACGTTGTTTTAAATAATCAATGGAGTCAAAACTGGATACCGAGCAATGTTCATCGTTTTCGGGGTAACAGCAGTCTACTCAGAACTAAGGTCGGTAAGAGAAGCAGTGATAGTATCAATAGTACTGGGACAGCAGGCTGGCTCATTTATGGTCCTTACGTTCAAATCCCTGAGGGGCAATACAATATCTCAATTCGTGGTACTTTAGGTAAAGGTGGCTTATCAGGTGCGTGGGCAGATGTATCTTTTGATAAAGCAAAAACTGTACTGAAAAAAGTCAATTTGAATGCGCCAGATACAAAAGGAAATTTTATCACCTTCCCTATTCTTATCGATCAGATCTGCGATGACCTTGAAGTCAGAGTCTGGGTCAATAATGATACTGAAATTAATGTGTCCATGATTGAGATCACACCTGTAGCTTCAAATCCATCACAACTTACTCTCATCAATGCTCCCAAAATGGTCGTCGTTGAGCCCATTGCTAATTCGCTATAG
- a CDS encoding TonB family protein, with protein MDLLNKLFAETNIADGTPKRVSARVLLNEAGKVQDVRIKQGSGDPAIDRQAISELKNAGYAPCRLGSKAVRIWYDVVWTSHNQP; from the coding sequence ATGGATCTATTAAATAAATTGTTTGCCGAAACGAATATCGCAGATGGCACGCCTAAACGTGTATCCGCGCGTGTATTACTAAACGAGGCGGGAAAAGTGCAAGATGTACGGATCAAGCAAGGTTCAGGTGATCCTGCAATTGATCGGCAGGCGATTAGTGAATTAAAAAATGCTGGTTACGCGCCATGTCGATTAGGCTCAAAGGCCGTCCGAATTTGGTATGACGTCGTTTGGACTAGCCATAATCAACCATAA
- a CDS encoding WcbI family polysaccharide biosynthesis putative acetyltransferase — MVTRDEVIWCYRLILGREPESEEAIVHQQQYEDLETLRAFFLQSSEYKEKISIKPSIQQLETVEFKTMPEVSNVVTQKTVPVNSIKEINQSDREEKWIVISNCQTVGIANSLSLLCANVTVEPCDIWQLTKNREYWEAKLPEYDQLIILADIRHINVIDLSPYQNITWFPSFLFRAFHPDLCYVTSPDGHIKTPMDEYNSCLAFAAYKSNLTIHQTKNLYNNEVYQAVGFYNFWQAEKEQLFRRFDDFDLDIRSSFVQWARQGSFMYSGNHPKVNAIYDIATLIARKIRGKHFETTIRPHDNLAVGPIYPIYPEIAENLGLKDGSYLFKPISAYKLFDLDEFLEGSFGAYEKYNADALMIHDQYVHPYENAMKYIAERKYEQSI, encoded by the coding sequence ATGGTTACAAGGGATGAAGTGATATGGTGCTATCGATTGATACTGGGACGAGAACCTGAATCTGAAGAGGCAATTGTTCATCAACAACAATATGAAGATCTCGAAACACTCAGAGCTTTCTTTCTACAAAGTAGCGAATATAAAGAGAAAATTTCAATTAAACCTTCAATTCAACAATTAGAGACTGTTGAATTTAAAACAATGCCCGAAGTTTCAAATGTAGTAACTCAGAAGACAGTACCAGTAAACTCGATAAAAGAGATTAATCAAAGTGATCGGGAAGAAAAATGGATTGTAATTTCTAATTGCCAAACTGTTGGGATTGCAAACTCCTTAAGCTTGCTTTGTGCGAACGTCACCGTAGAACCGTGTGATATTTGGCAACTCACTAAAAATCGGGAGTATTGGGAAGCCAAGCTTCCAGAGTATGACCAACTGATTATTCTTGCGGATATCCGTCATATCAATGTGATTGATCTAAGTCCTTATCAGAATATCACATGGTTCCCAAGCTTCTTATTTCGCGCTTTCCATCCGGATTTATGCTACGTCACAAGTCCTGATGGACATATCAAGACACCCATGGATGAATATAATTCATGTTTGGCTTTCGCGGCCTATAAATCGAATCTAACCATCCATCAAACGAAAAACTTGTACAATAACGAAGTTTACCAAGCTGTAGGTTTTTATAACTTTTGGCAAGCGGAGAAAGAGCAACTCTTCAGAAGATTTGATGACTTTGATCTCGATATCAGAAGTAGTTTTGTCCAGTGGGCAAGACAAGGCAGCTTTATGTATAGCGGCAATCACCCTAAAGTGAATGCGATCTATGATATAGCAACGCTGATTGCTCGAAAAATTCGCGGTAAGCACTTTGAAACCACCATCAGACCTCATGATAATTTGGCAGTAGGGCCAATTTATCCGATTTATCCTGAAATTGCAGAAAATCTTGGGCTAAAAGATGGCTCATATCTTTTTAAACCCATCAGCGCATATAAGCTATTTGATTTAGATGAATTCCTTGAGGGGAGTTTCGGCGCATATGAAAAATATAATGCCGATGCCTTAATGATTCATGATCAATATGTACATCCTTATGAAAATGCAATGAAATATATTGCGGAGCGTAAATATGAGCAATCCATATAA
- a CDS encoding inorganic phosphate transporter has product MPSWFKPLFFGLIVFALIYIGTQLATDLSHVPQLTIFSFAMLGAALTIALGFEFVNGFHDTANAVATVIYTNALPASVAVVWSGLFNFLGVLMASGAVAYGILALLPVELILNVSSGAGFAMVFALLLAAIIWNLGTWYLGIPASSSHTMVGSIIGVGLMNQFLHSATDGASGVDVEQVIKVGKALLFSPLIGFGFAAIVFLLVKFVFKRRLELFQPPVGNEPPPFVIRALLIFTCTGVSFAHGSNDGQKGMGLIMLILIGIVPLAYSLNKTMDSTQVQSFAALSEKTARILAPSQPTITDTQARATLTRYIQDRQVNPQVVPSVAVLSNHLGDAVASYGSMDKVPESATANLRNDMYLSSATLKRLDKDKAMPTLNAAQTATVVDYRKNLDKATQYIPTWVKVAVALALGLGTMVGWRRIVVTVGEKIGKSHMTYGQGMSAELVAMTTILAADGVGVPVSTTHVLNSAVAGTMTANKSGLQWSTVRSILSAWVLTLPAAMALSGGLYWLFLRFV; this is encoded by the coding sequence ATGCCTTCATGGTTTAAGCCACTGTTTTTTGGTTTAATCGTTTTTGCATTGATCTATATTGGGACTCAATTAGCGACTGATTTATCCCATGTTCCGCAGCTTACGATTTTCTCTTTTGCAATGTTGGGTGCAGCATTAACGATTGCTCTCGGCTTTGAGTTCGTGAATGGTTTTCATGATACGGCTAATGCGGTCGCTACGGTTATTTACACCAATGCATTGCCTGCATCCGTCGCTGTCGTCTGGTCTGGTCTGTTCAACTTTCTTGGCGTGTTAATGGCAAGCGGAGCCGTTGCATACGGGATCCTTGCTTTATTGCCCGTCGAACTGATTTTGAATGTCAGTAGTGGTGCGGGTTTTGCGATGGTTTTTGCGTTGTTACTCGCAGCGATCATTTGGAACTTAGGGACTTGGTACCTCGGTATCCCAGCTTCAAGTTCACATACCATGGTGGGTTCAATCATCGGTGTAGGATTGATGAATCAGTTTTTGCATTCGGCAACGGATGGTGCTAGTGGTGTTGATGTCGAGCAAGTGATCAAAGTGGGTAAGGCATTACTTTTTTCACCACTGATTGGTTTTGGTTTTGCTGCGATTGTTTTCTTGCTTGTAAAATTTGTTTTTAAGCGTCGTTTAGAGTTGTTTCAACCTCCTGTTGGCAATGAGCCACCACCGTTTGTGATTCGTGCGTTGTTAATTTTCACCTGCACAGGTGTAAGCTTTGCCCATGGTTCAAACGATGGGCAAAAGGGAATGGGCTTGATCATGCTCATCCTAATCGGAATTGTGCCGCTGGCTTATTCATTGAATAAAACGATGGATAGTACTCAAGTACAGTCATTTGCGGCTTTGTCTGAGAAGACTGCACGTATTTTGGCACCGTCTCAACCTACTATTACCGATACCCAAGCGCGAGCAACACTGACGCGTTATATCCAAGATCGCCAAGTTAATCCACAAGTCGTTCCCTCGGTTGCAGTTCTATCGAACCATCTTGGCGATGCCGTTGCAAGCTACGGCAGTATGGACAAAGTTCCTGAATCAGCGACAGCTAACTTGCGTAATGACATGTATTTGAGTAGTGCGACGTTGAAGCGTTTGGATAAAGATAAAGCCATGCCAACGCTAAATGCCGCACAAACAGCAACCGTGGTCGATTATCGTAAAAATCTCGATAAAGCCACACAGTACATCCCAACATGGGTCAAGGTTGCTGTTGCACTCGCTCTTGGACTTGGTACGATGGTCGGCTGGAGACGGATTGTAGTGACCGTTGGAGAAAAAATTGGTAAGTCACACATGACTTATGGTCAAGGGATGTCGGCTGAGCTTGTCGCTATGACGACTATTCTGGCTGCCGACGGTGTGGGTGTTCCTGTGAGTACGACACATGTCTTGAATAGTGCGGTTGCAGGAACCATGACGGCCAATAAATCAGGCTTACAATGGAGCACTGTGCGTAGCATCTTGTCCGCATGGGTATTGACGTTGCCTGCTGCGATGGCGCTATCAGGTGGCTTGTACTGGTTGTTCTTACGGTTCGTATAA